The Tachyglossus aculeatus isolate mTacAcu1 chromosome 12, mTacAcu1.pri, whole genome shotgun sequence genome contains the following window.
acagtctaaaagggggagacagacaaccaaacaaaacatgtggacccgtgtcgagtcgtcagaacaaatagaattaaagctaaatgcacatctttaaaaaatatatagaatagtaaatacgtgcaagtgaaatagagtcataaatctgtacaaccatatacaggtgctgtggggaggggaaggaggtggtggggggcgttggggaggaggagaatcaggctgaacacagtctctatctcaaATGGgattcctagtcttaatccccattttacagatgaggtaactgaggcacaaagaagtgaagcaacttgcccaaggtcacacagaaggcaagtggcagggcaaggactgtgagcccgctattgggtagggactgtctctgtatgttgccaacttggacttcccaagcgcttagtacagtgctctgcacacagtaagcgctcaataaatacgattgatgaaggatCTGACTGCCAGATCCGTGCTGGAGATCTATATGTGCTGGAGAACATTTGTAAGTTATACAGCCTTAAGGTCAGTTGATCAACTTTCTGACAAGCAAATAGGTGCCAGTGCGCGTTTTGAAATCTCTGAAGAATCCCAGGCTGGATCTTGGTTTTCCACTTCTTTTCTCAGTGAACGGTTACACAGCGAGGTACCGAGGGACAGGTACTCATCCTGGCTCACGGGAATTCCAATTTACCATATCCATTTTTGTCTGGACTGTTTTAGGTTCAAAAATAAAGGATTTATGAAACTTCTCTTTGCCCAAGTGTTACATTGGCTGCCTGGCCCCCAGACCTGCCCGTCTCCTCACTATGCCAGCTGCCACCGTGGATCATAGCCAAAGAATCTGTGAAGTCTGGGCGTGCAACCTGGATGAAGAGATGAAGAAGATCCGTCAAGTGATCCGGAAGTACAATTACGTCGCTATGGTATATTAGCAAAACCACATTTTTACAGCTGGGTTCCTTTGAAAGGCCCCGAATCCCAGCCCTCGGGTGGCTTTGCCCCGGTGCGTTCATTTGGGTGGCGgcaggagaggggacagggatagATGTAAAACTTCCCTAGGGGAACGTGCTGCTTCAGAATTAATCCTGCCAGCGGTATTGGGGGCTcaagaaccccctccctcttgccGGCCCCATCCCTGGCTGCCCATTTGAAATCCCGACCTGTCCACTCGGCATTGCTCTAGGTTTTCTCGTGACCTTGGAAGGTCGTTTTTTTCATGGTTTTCCCACGGAAGCCTACAGAATGAACTCCCTCggcaggaggaggagtgaggaggagaagcaaaatgACCTTCTGGGCCAAAatagagaaagcacttaataaatggggattcactggtGACTAGAAATGTGGGTTATTTCCAGCCCAGGGACATGCGCCGTGGCAAGGCGAAGCGGGATTTTTGCTTCCTGACCAGCAGGCAATGGGAAACTTGTAAGCGTTCCCAGGgtcgggtgggtgggcgggcctggaatgcttttCCGGTTCTCATCAGAGCGGATGGGCCTTGAGCTGGACAAAATTTAGGGAGAGCCCAGCGTGCTCTTTGTGATCACCTGCCTGTGTGATTTAAGTGGGGAGTGAGCTCAGAATTGAATTCATTGGAAACGCAAAACTGGAAGTGTTGTGCTTTTtttgtcttctcctccttctcctggaggtTGAGTCCTGGAAGAACCCAGACCTTGGTCATTgcatggtggctagagcacgggcctggggatcggaaggtcatgggttctaatcccagttcccccacttatctgctgtgtggccttgggcaagccacttgacttctctgtgcctcagttacctcatctgttaaatgggggctgagaccgtgagcgccacgtgggacagggactgtgtccggcccgattggcttgttacctaccccagcgcttagtacagtgcctcacacacagtaagcgctgaacaaagaccaaaattataGTTATTAGCTTTATTATTAAGAGGCAGCTGCCAACCCCAGGgacacttcctccctccctccctccctctttgtcttTCTTCCTGCAGGGCAGAACATTCACTTGCTCTTGAGAAATCCAAGGAACTTCCCATAGAGGAGCCCCATTTTCCAATtggtttaaaaaaacaaaaaatacatTTCCTATTTCCATGTGACCCTTTTGAAAGATTGCAAGGGCAAGAGTATTTCCagagggtgaggaagagagggTTTTGGAGCGCACGGGCGCACACAAGGTTTGGAAGGTCATCTACAAAGTAGTGAGTTCCTTGACTTCTGTTATGGGAAACAGTCCACTGTCTGACAGCGGGCCAGGGCCGTGTGATTGTGGTTTCACGGATTTCGCCCCGGTTTGCAGGACACGGAGTTTCCGGGCGTGGTTGCTCGGCCCATCGGAGAGTTCAGGAGCAACGCGGACTATCAGTACCAGCTGCTGCGCTGCAACGTTGACCTGCTCAAGATCATTCAGCTGGGATTGACGTTCATGAACGAGCAGGGCGAATACCCGCCGGGAACCTCGACATGGCAGTTTAATTTTAAATTTAACTTAACGTAAGTGGAAATGAAAACCCACCCTGGTGTTTAGTGGAAAACCATGTTTTGGGCTCCCGTGTGTTCTCCGTGGATCTCCAGGAGGGCAgtccatcgatcagtggtatttactgagtacttaatatgcgccgagcgctgtactaagcgctcagcacacgttctttgcccaaggcgagtttacagtctagagctggccCTCAAAAAATAAACCTTCCATTTCCCCTCCAGGATTAAGAGAGTCGGGCGCTTTAGGAATAGAAGTAAAGGCTGTGGTTAAGCGTGGTCTACTTTGAATGGTAGGAATGACTTTTTCATTCTCTGGAGAAAGATTTGGAAGAGCCCCCAGCCAGTGAGGAAAATGGGAAAGGACTCGTCTCAGCCACTGTATCTCGGCGCCGGATGTTTGGACATTTGGATCGGTGAAAGAGTTAGAATCAGTGCTgcatttccttcttttcctgtctcccccgTCAGGGAGGACATGTACGCCCAGGATTCTATCGAACTCCTAACAACTTCCGGCATCCAGTTTAAAAAGCACGAGGAAGAAGGAATCGAAACCCAGTACTTTGCGGAGCTTCTCATGACGTCCGGCGTGGTGCTGTGTGAAGGGGTGAAGTGGCTTTCGTTTCACAGGTGAGCGTCCTGGGGAGGCCTGCTGGTGTTGCTTACCCCGTTCTTGGCCGGCGGTGCAGCCTCGACTGTGGGTAACAAGCTGGTTTTCAAGTTTTTTTAAGTACTGATTTTGCTTTCTGGGAGGTCAGGCACAAACAAGTCCAGGAGGACCGACataactgaaatcaatcaatcactgggatttattgagcacttactgtgtgcagaacactgtactgagtgctaatttattttatttggtttatatgttttgttttatcttattttgttagtatgtttggttttgtctccccccttttagactgtgagcccactgttgggtagggactgtctctatatgttgccaatttgtacttcccaagcgcttagtacagtgctctgcacacagtaagcgctcaataaatatgattgatgatgatgatgttttgttgtctgtctcctcgttctagactgtgagcccactgttgggtagagaccgtctctatgtgctgccaacatgtacttcccaagcgcttagtacagtgctctgcacacagtaagcgctcaataaatacaattgagtgaatgaatgaatgaatgctagggatcaatcgattaatgggattaatcgagtgcttactctgtcaaaaacactgttctgagcacttgggagagtacagtacgagagaattagcggacacgttccccgctcataatgagcttacattctagacggGGAGACTGACGTTTatgttaataaataatttaaggatgtgtacctaagtgttgtggggttgtgggtggggtgaatatgaaatgtCCAAAGGTTATGGATCCAGTTGcgcaggtgatacagaagggagagcgagcaggggaaaagagggcttaatgagagaaggtgtgaccttaattgtgcttcgaaggtgcagagagtggtggtctggcgtatgtggagtgagagggagttccagggtagggCGAGGACGTGGGTAGgggctgagatagatgagatcggggcacggtAAGGAAGCTGGCAcgggaggagcggagtgtgcgggctggaccgTAGCAGGAGATTAGGAagatgaggtagggtggggcgagctgattgagtgctttaaagttggggagagtacagtataacagagtgggcaggcacggtctctgcccacaaaggtgtctagagggggagacggacgttactgtaaataaataagttacgaaGATGTACGTCAGTGCTGAATTAAGTCATCTTCGGCAAGAGGGGCTGGGTCGTAATGCTTTGCTGACTCAGTGATCCACTGTTGGCCAGGCCAAGATTGGCCACGGCATTCTGTTGAGTTCACGCATGGCAGTGTGCGAGCCTGGGGGAGGGCCCTGGGGGGGAAGGGCAGCTGTTGCCCATCTCAGGCAGGCTCGCGCTCCTGATACCCACCCCTCTTGATGCTGTCGGAGCCAGGGTCCTGGCTCCTGGAGGCCCGTCTGTGGTGGAGGAGGTTGCCAGGATCGTCTTCCTTTGCCCCAAATTGGAGTCAGGAATGGACTCCGATACCCTGACCTCCATGTGACCTCCAAGTCGGCACCATCGTTGCCCCAGAGCCCCTCCGCCAACCGGCCCCGGGTTCAGTCATTTGTGCCCGTGGGCCCGTTCCGAACCTTTGGGCTGCGTGTGTCAACCTGAGTGGCTCCAGCCTGGGtgacctttaatcaatcaatcgtatttattgagcgcttactgtgtgcagagcactgtactaagcgcttgggaagtacaagttggcaacatataacatttAACCCTGGCCTGGAGCCCCCCCTCTCCCCGGGGACTCGACTCCCTCGATTCCATTGGGGGCGGGGAAGGGTACGGGGAGGAGCGTCAGTCAGGTGGGATGTGGGGTTCGGAGCAgcttctgggggtgggaatggctGGCGGCAATGTTCTTGGTGTTGCCGTGAACACGCCGTTGAAACAGGAGGGTCATGGGTGAGGTGAGGGTGACTGTCTTTCCAGTCACATGTgggccctcctctctctccccagtggCTATGACTTCGGCTATCTCATCAAAATCCTGACCAACTCCAACCTGCCAGAGGAAGAACTTGACTTCTTTGAGATCCTACGGTTATTTTTCCCTGTCATCTATGACGTGAAGTACCTCATGAAGAGCTGCAAAAATCTCAAGGTAAGCGAGCCACGGTGGGGGGGATGCCCATTAGTACCCGgaatcccctcctcctgcccggaAACGGGGCTGAGATCCTCCTTTGACGCTGGTCTGTTCAACCCAGCCGCCCTGGcgttccgtcatcatcatcagtcgtatttattgagcgcttactatgtgcagagcactgtactaagcgcttggcactgtactaagcgctccagatCGAACGCTAGTGGTCCTTGTGGACGgtgtggagaggaggggaaggatggcgGGAGTGCGGGGCATTGGCCGGCTGACTGCCGGGCCTCCCGAAGGGCCACGTGTGTCCGAGGGGCCGTGTCGGGGCTGGAGGAGGCCCGAGGAATAAGCGTCAACGAAGTAGCATCCTCGTTATTgttgttactaagcgcttagtacagtgctctgcacatagtaagcgctcaataaatacgattgattgattgagtagtggGATTGACCCGCGGAGCGCTCCCCCAGCCCGAGCGAAGGGAAGGTGCTTCCGGAGCTCTTCAGGGGGGCCCGGGCAGCCGCAACAAAGCCGAGGCTGGCGCGTTGGCCTTTCCCGGGACCGGCGCGGCTGCGGGCAGCTTGCTCGGAGCCTGCTTGGGGCTAAGGGCCCTGGGGCCGGCGGCCAGGGGAACGCGGCGGGCCCGGTCTGGGGCGCAGGGTGGCGGCGTGGCCCGTGGAAGGGCTAGCCGGGCGCGTCTGGTCCCAGTGATCGCAGCTCGCTGTGTTGCAGGGCGGCCTGCAGGAGGTGGCGGAGCAGCTGGAGCTGGAGCGGATCGGGCCGCAGCACCAGGCCGGCTCCGACTCGTTGCTCACCGGAATGGCCTTTTTCAAGATGAGAGAGGTAGGCGGGCACCTtcgatccccccccgcccccgtccgggTCTGCCGGTGGCCGGAGGATCGGGGCGGTGAGCCGATGGCGGCCGGGAGCCGGTCCACACAGGTGCTCCCTGTGGACTCGGGAACACGTTAGGGCCCCAGTGCCAGGCGGCGGGGGGGGGTCGGTGCCGAGGCTCTggaggtctcctcctcccccctcagatCCACTGGCTTACCTTTGCCGGCAGCCAAATCGCCGTCTCTCCGGGACCCGATCCCGCCTCGGTCGCTCACGGGTGCCGGATCACAGGGGCGTGAGCGTGGGGGGGTCTTCGCCCAGAGGGTCGGGGGATCCCTTTCCCCGGAGCGGCGGCCGGTCCAGGCCGAGAACGGGGGCAGGCGGAGCCGTCTCCGGGGCGGCGGGCTCCTGCTGCCGTACGTGGCCCTACTGGTCCGGCGGGCAGTCGCCCCGTTGGGGTCAGCGCGGCGAGGCTTCCGATTCCGTTTCAGATGTTCTTTGAGGATCACATCGACGACGCCAAATACTGCGGGCACCTGTACGGCCTGGGCTCCGGCTCGTCCTACGTGCAGAACGGCACCGGCAGCGCCTATGAGGAGGAAGCCGACAAGCAGTCGTGACCGGGTCGGGGCCGTTGACACTCGTCCTCGGTTTTACCTCAGGGTCGCGGTCGGCTCCCCGGACGGCGGGGGAGCCTTCGTGTTCGGGTCCCCCGGGCTCCCCTCTCCCGCTTCCTGCCTCCCCGTCTCCCCCGCGCTCCACGCTCTCCCCTCAGAGCGAAAATGAAAGTCAGTCCCCGCTCCCAGATCTGGGTCTCGACCCGTAGAAGAGTTTCCGGTTCGATCcaaccccggccccgccggcccggcccggccccgcggcAGCGGCAGGGAGCGGGGGAGAGCTGAGTCGGAATGAGGATTTGGTCAGAGCACCTAGGCGGTCTTAGGTTTTTCCCCCGGTGAACTAGCGCTGACTGTAACTTATTTCCccatctcgtgtctctcccctccagaAGGCGAAGTTTTAGCTACTCAAGATTGTGGCCCATCAATTTTGCACTTTAGAGAGTGACTCGGACTCAGCTCCTCTGTTTTATTGGAAGTTTCGGTTTTTCTCGCTCTTAGCTTGAAAAATAACCATCAGCCAAGCTGTCCCTCGACGTTGCCTCGCTTCAGAGCCGGGCGCAGCCGGACGCGTGCCTTGCACTCGGTCGGTCGGTCCGTCGCTCGGCAGAGCGGCGCGAGCCCGAGACAAAAGCCGACTGCCCGCGGACCCCAGGGGCCGCTGGCTTCTGCTTGGCAGGTTGGGCCGCCTGGGGGGCTGGCTgaccgccccgccccggcccctccaCGCTTCCTTTAGGAAAGCTCGTGGGGTCGGCACCGGGTTTCTTCCCGGGAGCTGGAGTCCTTG
Protein-coding sequences here:
- the CNOT7 gene encoding CCR4-NOT transcription complex subunit 7 isoform X1, which gives rise to MPAATVDHSQRICEVWACNLDEEMKKIRQVIRKYNYVAMDTEFPGVVARPIGEFRSNADYQYQLLRCNVDLLKIIQLGLTFMNEQGEYPPGTSTWQFNFKFNLTEDMYAQDSIELLTTSGIQFKKHEEEGIETQYFAELLMTSGVVLCEGVKWLSFHSGYDFGYLIKILTNSNLPEEELDFFEILRLFFPVIYDVKYLMKSCKNLKLAVLQGGLQEVAEQLELERIGPQHQAGSDSLLTGMAFFKMREMFFEDHIDDAKYCGHLYGLGSGSSYVQNGTGSAYEEEADKQS
- the CNOT7 gene encoding CCR4-NOT transcription complex subunit 7 isoform X2 is translated as MPAATVDHSQRICEVWACNLDEEMKKIRQVIRKYNYVAMDTEFPGVVARPIGEFRSNADYQYQLLRCNVDLLKIIQLGLTFMNEQGEYPPGTSTWQFNFKFNLTEDMYAQDSIELLTTSGIQFKKHEEEGIETQYFAELLMTSGVVLCEGVKWLSFHSGYDFGYLIKILTNSNLPEEELDFFEILRLFFPVIYDVKYLMKSCKNLKGGLQEVAEQLELERIGPQHQAGSDSLLTGMAFFKMREMFFEDHIDDAKYCGHLYGLGSGSSYVQNGTGSAYEEEADKQS